GATTGTCCCTGGCAAGACCAACGCCACCGTGAAAGTGAAGGAACTGCCGGATCGGGCCTTTACAGGCACCGTCACCCGGTCCACGCTGGCGCTCGACCCCTCCACGCGCAGCCTGCTGGTGGAAATCGACTTGCCCAATCCCGGCCACGCGCTGCGCCCCGGCACCTTTGCCGAAGTGTCGCTGGGCCTGCGCGAGATCCCGAATGCGCTGGTGCTCCCGCCACAGGCCATCATCAGCGGCACGAAGGGAAAATCGGTCTTTATTGTCGAGCAGGGCAAGGCGAAGTCGGTCCCGGTGCAAACCGGCATCACGGACGGCAAGTGGATGGAGGTCACGACCGGCCTCAGCGGCGATGAAGAGGTCGTCGTGGTCGGCAAGAGAAAGCTGCTGGAAGGCAGCCCTGTCCAGGTCTCGCCCTTCAAACTGCCAGAGGCAAAACCCTCGCAACAAAAGTTTGAGCGGAAGTCGGCGGGAGTGCCGCCTCAGCCTCAGAGCCCCCCTCCCACGACGCAAGGAGCCAAACCATGATGCCGACCCTGTTTTTCTTGATGCTCGTGCTCGCACTGCCGATGGCAGCACCCACCCAGGCGCAGCCATCCGGTCCGGCCGACTCGGCGGCCAAAGGGCGCTTTCTCGGATTGCAGCAGGCGATTGAAACCGGCCTGCAGAACCATCCGATCGTGCAGGAGGCCAACGCCGGCCTCGCCGCCTCCAGCGCCAGGACGGATCAAACCAAATCGCTCTATTATCCTCAAGTATTTGCGAACGCCGACGGCACAGCCGGGTCCGGCCGCCTGAATCCCCGCTTCCTTGTCGGCGGCGGCTTGCTCCAGCCCAACTTGAGCACCTATACCGCCGGCGTCCTGGCCAGCCAGCGGATCTACGATTTCGGCTTCACCAAGAATCTGGTGGAGTCATCCCAGTACGGCGAGCGGGCCCAGGAGCAGGACGTCCACGCCCGGCGCGCGCTGGTGATCGTTTCCATTCAACGCAGCTATCTGAACAGCCTGAAGCGGCAACGGCTCGTGCGCATCGCGGAAGAAACCGTGCGGGAGCGCGGCATCATCACCGGACAGATCGAGACGCTCTACCGGCAGCAGCTCAAGTCCAAACTGGATCTGGATCTGGTCAAGGTGGAGCTGGTGAACGCGGAATCGCTGCTGGTCCGCAGCCGCAACGACCTTAAGGCCAGTTTCGCCGACCTCAACCGCACCATGGGCATCGCCGGGTCGGACGACTATACGCTGGAAGACGTCACCACCGACGTGAAAATTCCGCGCGCGCTGAGCGACCTGATCGCGGATAGCCTGGCGCATCCGGAACTCAAACGGGCCAAAGAACAGACGGCTTCGGCCGAAGCGAAGAAGCGGGCCATGAAAAGCCAGTACCTGCCGACTGTCTCCGCGATTGCAAGCGGCGGCTACTACGACACGTTCGATCCCAACCGCAACGTGGCGACGGGCGGCTGGTGGGCGGCGGGCGGGATGGTCTCCATGCCGCTGTTTACGGGCGGGCTGATCGAAAATCAGGTGAAGGAAGCGAGCGCTCAGGAGGCTGCCGCGCTGGCCCAGAGCAACAATATCGAACAGGCGCTCACGCAGCAGGTGACAAACGCCTACCTCGACACGGTGACGTTCACCCAACAGATCAAGCTGGCGGAAGAACTGGTCAAAACGGCACAGGAGGCCTTAAGCCTGGCCAAGCAGCGCTACAAACTCGGCCTCGGCTCGATCGTGGAGGTGACCCAATCGGAAGTGGGCCTCACGGCGGCCCAGACGAAATTGGCTGAAGCCCAGTACGATTACAAGATTGCCGAGGTCACGCTGGCCTATGCCTCGGGAGGGCAGGCCCAGCTGGAGATCGATCCGGCTAGTCGGTAGGCTTCGTGGGAGTCTCGGCCTTCAGCGCGGCCAGCTTCGCAAGGTTGATGACCACCTCGTCCGCCCCGTTGGCCAGCACACCGTCGATCCAGCTACTCTCGGTGCGCCGCATCGCTTCATGCGGCTGGAAGAAGAGATCGAATCCCTTGGCGGCGGTGGGCCGCATGGGATACCGGCGGTCATAGATCATCCCGTACGTGGGAATGCCGTACACAATCTGCCAATTCCCCAAGATCAGATGCAGCTCATCGTCCTTGACGTAGAGCCCGCCGGAGGTAATCACCCGTTTTGTGGAGGTCTGCGGCAGGCTGAGATAGAAGGTCACCCGCTCATTGGGCTGGGCTTTGGCCAGCGCGTCGGCCACATGGACCGACAAGATGGCCAGCTCCTCCTCCTGAAACGCCGGCGTAAAGGGGGCCTCCCCTTGCAGCCAGTTCTGCAGCCAGATCCGGCGCTCCTGGATCATCAGCCCCTGAAAAATCCCGCGCAGCGTCTCTGGCCCAATGATCGCCGGATGGCTGTGCTGGCTCGGCGGCCACTCCGGCAGAAAATGCTCCTCCTGCTCCAGCCGCACATAGTTCACGGGATCTTCGTAGATCGTCCGCGAGGGCACCTGGGGAATGGGGCAGCCGGCGAGGACGGCGCACACGAGTGCGCCTCGTAAAACGTAAGACGTGAGACGTGAGACGGTCCGGATCGTGGCACTCACCTGTTACGTTTCACCTTTCACGTTTCACGTTACTCGCTGATCGTGACCGTCATCTCGACACGCTCGAGGGGATTGTCGTTGCCGTCGCGCTTCATGGCCACCACTTTGTCGGCCACGTCCATCCCGCTCACAACTTCGGCAAACACGGTGTATTGCCAGTCGAGAAAGTTGGCATCCGCCACGCAGATGAAGAACTGCGAGCCCGCGCTGTTCGGATCGTTGGAGCGCGCCATGGAGACGATGCCCCGCTTGTGCGGCTTGCTGTTGAACTCGGCCTTGATCTTGTAGCCGGGCCCACCCATGCCGTGCATGGAACGATCCGGGTTCTTGCTGTTGGGATCGCCGCCCTGGATCATGAAGCCGGGAATGACGCGATGAAACGTCGTCCCGTTGTAGAAGCCCTCTCTCGCCAGCTTCGTGAAGTTTTCCACATGCCCGGGGGCGACATCGGGAAAAAA
The Nitrospira sp. genome window above contains:
- a CDS encoding TolC family protein; amino-acid sequence: MMPTLFFLMLVLALPMAAPTQAQPSGPADSAAKGRFLGLQQAIETGLQNHPIVQEANAGLAASSARTDQTKSLYYPQVFANADGTAGSGRLNPRFLVGGGLLQPNLSTYTAGVLASQRIYDFGFTKNLVESSQYGERAQEQDVHARRALVIVSIQRSYLNSLKRQRLVRIAEETVRERGIITGQIETLYRQQLKSKLDLDLVKVELVNAESLLVRSRNDLKASFADLNRTMGIAGSDDYTLEDVTTDVKIPRALSDLIADSLAHPELKRAKEQTASAEAKKRAMKSQYLPTVSAIASGGYYDTFDPNRNVATGGWWAAGGMVSMPLFTGGLIENQVKEASAQEAAALAQSNNIEQALTQQVTNAYLDTVTFTQQIKLAEELVKTAQEALSLAKQRYKLGLGSIVEVTQSEVGLTAAQTKLAEAQYDYKIAEVTLAYASGGQAQLEIDPASR
- a CDS encoding peptidylprolyl isomerase; its protein translation is MADASAKTRATIAVASKGQPLGEIVLQFFPDVAPGHVENFTKLAREGFYNGTTFHRVIPGFMIQGGDPNSKNPDRSMHGMGGPGYKIKAEFNSKPHKRGIVSMARSNDPNSAGSQFFICVADANFLDWQYTVFAEVVSGMDVADKVVAMKRDGNDNPLERVEMTVTISE